One genomic window of Channa argus isolate prfri chromosome 5, Channa argus male v1.0, whole genome shotgun sequence includes the following:
- the si:ch1073-335m2.2 gene encoding msx2-interacting protein isoform X6, which yields MDFIWISFGNFFFTSSESRERAYDHSPYGHHERSSTFDRQRHYNADYYRDRSMFAASGPGTSTIGGSFEASDPHFESRIRDPFTLSNSTRRDLYRDDRGRRVDRTYHHRRSRSSHSSQSRHPSPQRTTGQTPKTPHSPKRAPLSPGRGPRSHSRSRSSSSDSVSSSSSTGSGSDSNSSSSDGSRARSVQSSAAHAPPQSSMGLDSDEPRRSFGIKVQNLPVRSTDTSLKDGLFHEFKKHGKVTSVQIHGASEDRYGLVFFRQQEDQEKALSVSKGKLFFGMLIEVTAWNGPETESENEFRPLDGRIDEFHPKATRTLFIGNLEKTTSYQQLLDIFQRFGEIVDIDIKKVNGVPQYAFVQYSDIASVCKAIKKMDGEYLGSNRLKLGFGKSMPTTCVWLDGLASNITEQYLTRQFCRYGPVVKVVFDRLKGMALILYNNTDFAQAAVRETKGWKIGGNKIKVDFASQESQIAFYRSMQASGQDIRDLYEIPPERREDRRAPYHEFTAERAYYENMRTAGLYPEDARRDYAARNRERFPELEHYQGDHFDPRYHEDPRDYRDYRDPFEQDIRKYTYIQRERERERERFEADRSRWSPSHPRRPITPTVSPSSSERAPRDSERRVYSQSSERSGSVSSVSPPHFDKSEKALLEHPSKTEKSEKSSQPASAEKNKRAKRKEKGDKAEKIKSRKAKGQSPSNTITETEPETGFDGGSGRVRGSDQDAHERQKCKGDGDALTGNQLSTGHPDSVKTERSEISKGENSDMDGKNRLKKHLKSDTGNDGKDLSVDSDRLAARKRRFADSGGRTIRQKRSRHEEEDGNLSSDFGASTMHLKESDPDKHKDLQRRDSRLKTDKSGTHKDGQEDLRAQSEKSEGSSDSLGSKRHPGHTSSRRFSHEGGTDHSITREQEHHTISKFGSNNAVCDKIPKNKEDHVDIDLSQSCRKQMEQNRRLQQQQRELDKADKPGSPQVSETEDLEHRSLVHEVGKPPEDVTDNFPSYKLKKLDHFDTDSGIKKERVYRSFRQKSEDPDWNNSSSPGHQPFSQHAEDDLLDPSQKEFSRNDEKSHSDLELLVKRTHNSQVNKPNTPLLNAEEEQQKSWETRAKQDLLPDLNFSRSLSKNIHNRKHLEYGIWHDLEPGEVRSDSEEDREPKPHSPVPSTSMSFSERPRVDRFSDPKQAHLERNKFYSFALDQTITPDTKALLERAKSLSSSREDNWSFLDYDSHFASFRNRKDTEKVESTPRPTPSWYMKKKKIRSGSEDKLDDRKEEPKPEEQERRELFASRFLHSPVFELDSRRLQHLERKHEEPEHTQNQQFGQQGTPDGDLDSGPVVLFHNRFLELKRLQQQKTKSPQLQDGKGDTIFTDENKVEKASVQVPPVLPSTETTGQVIDPEIKPISPAEEFISGPRLTLVSATQAIVKDSPLPEEKYVELNPAPDLCSLITFTELKEEVKGNGDGVPSHSLQTEMPDSEQTPATPTDPSNLVERSDGKLDIVRDDIKVIKQASHHDSHEFVSSSEPELEAETTQPEVPETTSFIPPSVVEEVDLIKKEATCKTLAESEGEKKLQGNKVHMSLDNDINDEAATHQKEHKTKEIKNKKCRQSPAELAPVPVVSASSSEKQATRKSERIDREKLKRGSSPRAESGKPTGKSPIHGSDPDMLEQSIPIGRARRRNVKSVYATPVEDDTPVRSCKEIAESPRSGRKRGTDKDAVQQHNVEQDLPAPVPVTKRGRPPKNRRQGDDSSTIKVEKSKIDTDSNESESGERFPRPYKGKPSSNATKSSLNQMSTSLGSGSTKKGDRTEISEDDDQQMDFTDEDNLASQESSGLCIEDLTKVDHKKEEKEVQSRELCKDKDVIDEKVCEGKSNGKDTDSTVLEEKPISDKDRIVRGKAKLIRTPKSPVLKNLKIRLNVTEVKDLLQLGEDELGSQEDSSKKFRPAEHCGHVLKCTNANKGDSNSEETENAALEKKDHMETSKSLILQERELEQAVENIAKFTDPAFPTESPTPPVPHTEVKSDLEEEKPSNPASETELMAAIDSITAIDVTVPLTQAPSLSADLGSGSDTQDVIQPSKEDEIEKNTSPLQEVPVFPTTPKKGTKGRPKTPKRSKGQKLVRKDLKEEHLRNEELTTPLGESTVSGLKVVSETPSAATTAVITPTTWKTEPEPLLVKAADINPAESSEQIQTLKSVYPQSKSPICPKPQQLSSECISPSPSPLANRPNIRPIQTSRVPVSPPDWHHQSKDTSVSSSPAMLLASKENQQLPSDSENVESDHGTSDLRQILMKHKNLLVPCSSSNPSNLSTLRDQNPSESNISSAVLSNKSALTDRVSAPSALPIVRPPVSLASPETKSVISVIASTATSVISRVCNPPEPENKVSMNIGNPGGDMALTKQTYRPSKDDTGSYHGSSVDEGGSAARFIVESPSLGMGPCPGLRVNTSEGVVVLSHSGQKTEGPLRISAKISQIPQATVGDMESQQLVSMPSIKQDMYGHSQSGPQKGPSSQTDHGHPGKTQSTSSSIKQESSVVEKMESAYQSGPQGVVKRLTSGNQQVIGYPQDYMSLKHQKKMDSADTHNTDGGKPPWTSAISPAISPHLPSPPGFVTAASERATSHLSGVKQEPRSPRKPGHPHTPFTKVSSPIGSSSPKGIPVMLSTGLPAMPQFIASVHHPEQSVIMPPHSVPGGLGQMSPHCVTQSIPVGHLVQGDVRVNTPPLSVMSYGMHSDPLPSPWSGPMQPRPTSPQAVGRDKVLKVNPGSLRSHEGEQEETRHFHMAGRPSATQLKPETLQSDPRGTLRSNVQLETYMTQRDMRVLMHQQGSTTDPYSGHAQETLPPSSTSSSIPLSSSPRAHVLSKSVSEKDITKQLEAKRSHSPLPKDGMMGIRQSGPAMSSPQRVQLMPPGPSGSFPEYSGVYSNPRGIHSQIPETSPVGLSQPPLNITQTVGTDHQPKPDGKITQTVNMMQLLTKYPIVWQGLLALKNDTAAVQLHFVCGNKALAHRSLPLQEGGALLRIVQRMRLEASQLESVARRMTGDSDYCLLLALPCGRDQDDVLNQTQALKAAFINYLQTKLAAGIINIPNPGSNQPAYVLQIFPPCEFSESHLSQLAPDLLNRISSISPHLMIVITSV from the exons ATTTTATTTGGATTAGTTTCGGTAACTTCTTTTTCACAAG TTCAGAAAGCCGTGAACGTGCATATGATCACAGCCCATATGGACACCATGAGCGCAGCAGCACCTTTGACAGACAGCGGCACTATAATGCTGATTATTACCGTGATCGCTCTatgtttgctgcttctggcCCAGGGACCAGTACTATTGGGGGAAGTTTCGAGGCCTCAGACCCACATTTTGAATCAAGGATCAGAGACCCCTTCACTCTTTCTAATTCTACGCGACGTGACCTGTACAGAGATGACAGAGGACGACGTGTTGATAGAACTTACCATCACCGTCGGAGCCGATCATCTCATTCCTCACAGTCGAGACACCCTTCCCCACAACGGACCACAGGACAAACACCCAAAACTCCTCATTCACCTAAAAGAGCTCCTCTGTCCCCTGGTAGAGGCCCAAGATCTCATTCTCGCAGCAGATCTTCAAGCTCTGATTCTgtcagcagcagtagtagcacaGGCAGTGGCAG tgaTTCAAACAGCAGCTCGAGTGATGGGTCTCGGGCACGTTCTGTTCAGTCATCCGCTGCCCATGCACCTCCTCAGTCCTCAATGGGGCTCGATTCAGATGAGCCACGCAGAAGCTTTGGAATTAAAGTTCAAAACCTACCAGTTCGCTCCACGG ACACAAGCTTGAAGGATGGACTTTTCCATGAATTCAAAAAACATGGGAAAGTGACCTCAGTGCAGATTCATGGTGCATCTGAGGACCGATATGGTTTGGTGTTCTTCAGACAGCAAGAGGATCAAGAGAAAGCTCTTAGCGTCTCTAAAGGAAAGCTGTTCTTTGGCATGCTTATTGAAGTCACTGCCTGGAATGGTCCTG AAACAGAGAGTGAAAATGAGTTTAGGCCCTTGGATGGACGAATAGATGAGTTCCACCCAAAGGCTACAAGGACACTCTTTATAGGAAACCTTGAGAAAACAACCAGTTATCAACAACTCCTAGATATTTTTCAACGTTTTGGAGAGATTGTG GACATTGACATAAAGAAAGTAAATGGAGTTCCCCAGTATGCCTTTGTGCAGTATTCTGACATTGCCAGTGTGTGCAAGGCCATAAAGAAGATGGATGGAGAATATCTTGGAAGCAACAGATTAAAG CTTGGTTTTGGTAAGAGTATGCCCACAACATGCGTTTGGCTAGATGGTTTGGCAAGCAATATCACAGAACAATACCTCACTCGGCAGTTTTGCCGCTATGGACCTGTAGTAAAG gttgtttttgaTAGGTTGAAAGGGATGGCCCTCATCTTGTATAACAATACAGATTTTGCTCAGGCAGCTGTAAGGGAGACCAAAGGCTGGAAGATTGGTGGCAATAAGATAAAG GTGGATTTTGCAAGTCAAGAGAGTCAGATTGCTTTCTACCGATCTATGCAGGCATCTGGACAAGACATTAGAGACTTGTATGAAATTCCCCCTGAGCGCCG GGAGGACCGCAGAGCTCCATACCATGAATTTACAGCAGAAAGGGCGTACTACGAGAATATGCGAACTGCTGGCCTCTATCCAGAGGATGCTCGAAGAGACTATGCTGCTCGCAACAGAGAACGCTTTCCTGAATTGGAACATTATCAGGGTGATCACTTTGATCCACGTTATCATGAAGATCCAAGAGACTACAGGGACTACAGAGATCCCTTTGAGCAAGACATTCgaaaatatacatacattcaAAGggagcgagaaagagagagagaacgattTGAGGCTGACCGCAGCAGGTGGAGTCCTTCCCATCCACGACGACCTATTACTCCTACAGTATCACCTTCATCATCTGAGCGTGCCCCTAGAGACTCAGAACGACGGGTGTATAGCCAGTCCTCTGAGCGAAGTGGTAGTGTGAGCTCAGTATCACCACCACACTTTGACAAATCGGAAAAGGCCCTGTTGGAGCATCCATCTAAGACtgagaaaagtgagaaaagcAGTCAGCCAGCAAGTGCGGAGAAAAACAAACGTGCAAAACGAAAAGAGAAAGGTGACAAGGCTGAGAAGATTAAATCAAGGAAAGCAAAGGGGCAATCCCCATCCAACACAATAACTGAAACAGAGCCTGAAACTGGTTTTGATGGAGGGTCTGGAAGAGTTCGGGGGTCAGACCAAGATGCTCATGAAAGGCAAAAATGTAAGGGGGATGGTGATGCTCTTACTGGAAATCAATTGTCAACTGGTCATCCTGACTCTGTGAAAACAGAGAGATCTGAAATAAGTAAAGGTGAAAATTCAGATATGGATGGGAAAAATCGActaaaaaaacatctcaaatcTGATACTGGAAATGATGGAAAAGATTTGTCAGTTGATTCAGATCGCCTTGCTGCACGAAAACGGCGCTTTGCTGATTCTGGTGGAAGGACTATTCGTCAAAAGAGAAGTAGGCATGAGGAAGAGGATGGTAATCTATCCTCTGACTTTGGTGCCAGTACCATGCATTTGAAGGAATCAGAtcctgacaaacacaaagacttACAGCGGAGAGATTCAAGACTCAAAACTGATAAAAGTGGCACCCATAAGGATGGTCAAGAGGACCTTAGAGCCCAAAGTGAGAAATCTGAGGGATCTTCAGACTCACTGGGGTCAAAGAGACATCCCGGGCACACTTCATCCAGAAGGTTTTCACATGAGGGGGGCACAGACCACAGCATAACAAGAGAACAGGAACATCATACTATTTCCAAATTTGGCAGTAATAATGCTGTCTGTGACAAAATTCCCAAGAATAAAGAAGACCATGTTGACATTGATCTCTCTCAGAGTTGCCGTAAGCAAATGGAGCAGAATAGACGTTTGCAGCAACAGCAGCGGGAGTTGGACAAAGCTGACAAACCAGGAAGTCCTCAAGTAAGTGAAACAGAGGACCTAGAACACCGCAGTCTTGTGCATGAAGTTGGTAAACCACCTGAGGATGTCACAGATAATTTCCCTTCttacaaactgaaaaaactagACCACTTTGACACTGACTCAGGGATTAAGAAAGAGCGTGTTTACAGGAGTTTTAGACAAAAAAGTGAAGATCCTGACTGGAACAATAGTTCATCTCCAGGACATCAGCCTTTCTCTCAGCATGCAGAAGACGATTTGCTGGATCCTTCTCAGAAAGAGTTCAGTAGAAATGATGAAAAGAGTCATTCAGATTTGGAGCTGTTAGTCAAAAGAACCCATAACTCACAAgtaaacaaaccaaacactCCTTTACTTAATGCAGaggaagagcaacaaaagaGCTGGGAGACCAGAGCCAAACAAGATTTGTTACCTGACCTCAACTTTTCTAGAAGTCTaagtaaaaacattcacaatcGCAAGCACTTAGAATATGGTATTTGGCATGACTTAGAGCCAGGGGAAGTGCGATCTGACTCGGAAGAGGACAGAGAGCCTAAACCCCACTCTCCAGTGCCATCAACATCGATGTCTTTTTCTGAGAGACCAAGGGTTGACAGGTTTTCAGACCCCAAACAAGCACATCTTGAGAGGAACAAATTTTACTCCTTTGCACTGGACCAGACCATCACACCTGATACAAAGGCTCTGCTTGAGCGTGCTAAATCACTCTCATCTTCCAGAGAAGATAACTGGTCATTTTTAGACTATGATTCTCACTTTGCAAGTTTCCGTAACAGAAAAGATACTGAGAAAGTAGAATCAACACCAAGACCTACCCCTTCCTGgtacatgaaaaagaaaaagattcgAAGTGGATCAGAAGATAAACTTGATGACAGAAAGGAGGAACCTAAACCAGAGGAACAGGAACGCAGGGAGCTCTTTGCCTCCCGCTTCCTTCACAGCCCCGTCTTTGAGCTGGACTCAAGACGACTTCAACACTTAGAACGCAAACATGAAGAACCTGAGCATACACAAAACCAACAATTTGGTCAGCAAGGGACACCAGATGGTGATCTTGACTCAGGACCAGTTGTTCTTTTTCATAATCGCTTTTTGGAACTCAAACGATTACAACAACAGAAAACTAAATCTCCACAGCTGCAAGATGGAAAAGGAGATACAATAttcacagatgaaaacaaagtaGAAAAAGCATCTGTTCAAGTGCCACCAGTTTTGCCATCAACTGAAACAACAGGACAAGTCATAGACCCAGAAATTAAACCTATCAGTCCCGCTGAAGAGTTTATTTCTGGACCCCGACTCACACTTGTTTCTGCAACCCAAGCTATTGTCAAGGACTCCCCTCTACCAGAAGAGAAATATGTTGAGTTAAATCCAGCTCCTGACCTCTGCTCTCTTATAACTTTCACAGAGTTGAAGGAAGAGGTAAAAGGTAATGGAGATGGTGTACCCTCACACAGCCTGCAAACAGAGATGCCTGATTCTGAACAAACACCTGCAACACCAACTGACCCAAGTAATTTGGTGGAAAGATCAGACGGGAAATTGGATATTGTTAGAGACGATATAAAGGTTATAAAACAGGCAAGCCACCACGATTCTCATGAATTTGTTAGCAGTTCAGAGCCAGAGCTTGAGGCGGAAACAACACAACCAGAAGTGCCTGAAACCACTAGTTTTATACCACCTAGTGTTGTAGAAGAGGTGGATTTAATCAAGAAAGAAGCCACTTGTAAAACACTAGCAGAAtctgagggagagaaaaaacttCAAGGTAATAAAGTGCACATGTCTCTTGATAATGACATAAATGATGAGGCAGCCACACACCAGAAAGagcataaaacaaaagaaattaaaaataagaagtGTAGACAATCCCCTGCTGAACTTGCTCCTGTTCCTGTTGTGTCTGCCTCCAGCTCTGAGAAACAAGCAACACGCAAAAGTGAGCGAATTGACAGAGAGAAGCTGAAACGTGGATCATCCCCAAGAGCGGAATCAGGCAAACCAACAGGCAAATCTCCTATTCATGGATCAGATCCCGATATGTTAGAGCAAAGCATACCAATAGGCAGAGCTAGACGAAGAAATGTTAAATCTGTGTATGCCACCCCTGTTGAAGATGATACACCAGTTCGTTCTTGTAAAGAAATTGCAGAGTCACCACGCTCTGGTCGAAAACGGGGTACAGACAAAGATGCAGTGCAACAACATAATGTAGAACAGGATTTACCTGCTCCAGTCCCCGTAACTAAACGGGGGCGTCCTCCCAAGAATCGCAGACAAGGTGACGATAGTTCGACTATTAAAGtggaaaaatctaaaatagacACTGATTCAAATGAGTCAGAAAGCGGTGAACGATTTCCCAGACCGTATAAAGGCAAACCATCCTCTAATGCTACAAAGAGTTCATTAAATCAGATGTCCACATCCCTAGGATCTGGATCAACAAAAAAGGGGGACAGAACTGAGATAAGTGAGGATGATGATCAGCAAATGGATTTCACTGATGAAGATAACCTGGCTTCACAAGAGTCATCAGGATTATGTATAGAAGACTTAACAAAAGTTGACCataaaaaagaggagaaagaagtaCAAAGCAGAGAACTATGCAAAGATAAAGATGTTATTGATGAAAAGGTGTGTGAAGGTAAATCAAATGGGAAAGATACAGATTCTACAGTTTTAGAAGAGAAACCCAtttcagacaaagacagaattgTTAGGGGGAAAGCCAAGCTGATAAGAACTCCAAAGTCTCCTGTCCTTAAAAACCTCAAAATACGACTAAATGTAACAGAGGTCAAAGATCTTCTTCAGTTAGGGGAGGATGAGCTTGGGAGTCAAGAAGATTCTTCCAAAAAGTTTAGACCTGCTGAACACTGTGGCCATGTTTTAAAGTGTACAAATGCTAACAAAGGAGATTCTAACagtgaagaaacagaaaatgctgctttggaaaaaaaggATCACATGGAAACATCAAAAAGTCTTATTTTGCAGGAACGGGAATTGGAGCAGGCTGTGGAGAACATTGCCAAGTTTACAGATCCAGCTTTTCCAACAGAATCACCAACACCACCTGTCCCCCATACAGAAGTAAAAAGTGACCTAGAGGAAGAAAAACCTTCTAATCCTGCTAGTGAGACAGAGCTCATGGCTGCTATTGACTCAATAACTGCTATAGATGTAACTGTACCTTTAACCCAAGCACCTTCACTAAGTGCAGATCTAGGTTCAGGATCTGACACGCAAGATGTGATTCAACCTTCCAAGGAagatgaaatagaaaaaaatacatcacCTCTACAGGAGGTACCTGTCTTTCCAACTACACCCAAAAAGGGCACCAAAGGAAGACCTAAAACTCCTAAACGTTCTAAAGGCCAAAAGCTTGTAAGAAAGGATTTAAAGGAAGAACATTTGAGAAATGAGGAATTGACAACTCCTTTAGGAGAAAGCACAGTGTCTGGTTTAAAGGTTGTTTCTGAGACTCCATCTGCAGCAACTACAGCTGTTATTACCCCTACTACTTGGAAGACAGAACCTGAGCCTTTACTTGTCAAGGCTGCTGATATAAATCCAGCGGAGTCTTCTGAACAGATTCAAACTCTTAAATCTGTTTACCCGCAGTCAAAGAGTCCAATATGCCCAAAGCCACAACAGCTGTCATCTGAGTGCATCTCTCCTTCCCCATCTCCACTAGCCAATAGGCCAAATATCAGACCCATTCAAACAAGCAGAGTTCCTGTTTCTCCACCAGATTGGCACCACCAGTCCAAAGATACAAGTGTCTCTTCTTCACCTGCTATGCTTTTAGCTTCTAAGGAAAACCAACAGTTGCCCTCAGACTCTGAAAATGTGGAAAGTGATCATGGCACAAGTGACTTGAGACAGATTcttatgaaacacaaaaatctttTAGTGCCATGCAGTAGCTCCAATCCTAGTAATCTATCCACCCTCCGAGATCAGAATCCATCAGAAAGTAATATTTCATCAGctgttttgtcaaataaatctGCACTAACTGATAGAGTGAGTGCTCCTTCTGCCCTACCTATTGTTCGACCCCCAGTCTCACTAGCATCTCCTGAGACAAAGTCTGTGATCTCTGTTATTGCATCCACTGCAACCTCTGTTATCAGTCGTGTTTGCAACCCTCCTGAGCCTGAGAACAAAGTCAGCATGAATATAGGGAATCCTGGTGGGGACATGGCTCTAACCAAACAGACCTATAGGCCCAGCAAAGACGATACTGGATCATATCATGGATCATCTGTTGATGAGGGAGGCAGTGCTGCACGTTTTATTGTTGAGAGCCCCAGTCTTGGTATGGGACCTTGTCCAGGTCTGAGGGTAAATACATCTGAAGGAGTAGTAGTATTGAGCCATTCAGGCCAGAAGACAGAGGGTCCTCTCCGGATTAGTGCAAAAATTAGTCAGATCCCACAAGCAACAGTAGGTGACATGGAATCTCAGCAGTTGGTATCCATGCCCTCAATAAAACAGGATATGTATGGTCATTCTCAGTCAGGACCACAAAAAGGGCCTTCATCGCAGACTGATCATGGCCATCCTGGAAAGACACAGTCTACATCATCTTCTATTAAGCAAGAAAGCTCTGTGGTGGAAAAGATGGAATCTGCTTACCAGTCTGGACCTCAAGGTGTAGTAAAGCGTCTCACATCAGGTAACCAGCAAGTAATAGGTTACCCTCAAGACTACATGtcattaaaacatcaaaagaaaatggataGTGCTGACACTCATAATACAGATGGAGGTAAACCACCTTGGACCTCTGCTATAAGTCCTGCAATAAGCCCTCATTTGCCTTCTCCACCAGGTTTTGTTACAGCAGCTAGTGAAAGAGCTACTTCACATCTCAGTGGGGTCAAACAGGAACCACGGTCCCCACGCAAGCCAGGTCATCCACACACTCCGTTTACTAAAGTGTCCTCACCAATAGGCTCTTCATCACCGAAGGGCATTCCAGTAATGTTATCCACTGGCCTTCCTGCCATGCCACAGTTTATTGCTAGTGTACATCACCCTGAGCAGTCTGTTATCATGCCACCTCACAGTGTTCCTGGAGGTTTGGGACAGATGTCTCCTCATTGTGTAACCCAGTCAATTCCAGTAGGACATCTTGTTCAAGGAGATGTTCGGGTAAATACTCCACCTCTGTCTGTGATGAGCTATGGAATGCATAGTGACCCGCTTCCCTCTCCCTGGTCTGGCCCCATGCAGCCTAGGCCAACCTCACCGCAGGCTGTTGGCAGAGACAAGGTTCTCAAGGTAAATCCTGGCTCTTTGAGAAGTCATGAGGGAGAACAGGAAGAGACTAGACACTTCCACATGGCAGGAAGACCATCAGCTACACAGCTAAAGCCAGAGACTTTGCAGTCAGATCCTCGTGGGACTTTGCGTAGTAATGTGCAGTTGGAAACGTATATGACTCAGAGAGATATGCGTGTGCTCATGCACCAACAAGGTTCAACCACAGACCCTTATTCAGGACATGCTCAAGAGACTCTTCCCCCCTCTTCAACGTCTTCAAGTATACCTTTATCCTCATCTCCAAGAGCACATGTTTTGTCTAAAAGTGTATCTGAGAAGGATATAACAAAGCAATTGGAGGCGAAGCGGTCCCACTCCCCGCTTCCTAAAGATGGAATGATGGGCATTCGACAGTCTGGGCCAGCAATGTCATCTCCCCAGAGAGTTCAACTAATGCCACCAGGACCTAGTGGCTCATTTCCAGAGTACTCAGGGGTGTACTCAAATCCAAGAGGCATCCATTCTCAAATACCAGAGACATCTCCTGTTGGACTTAGCCAGCCACCACTGAACATCACACAGACTGTG GGTACAGACCATCAACCAAAACCAGATGGCAAGATAACACAGACTGTTAATATGATGCAGTTGCTCACA aaatacCCTATTGTGTGGCAAGGTCTGCTTGCACTAAAGAATGACACAGCTGCAGTGCAGTTGCATTTTGTCTGTGGCAACAAAGCGTTGGCTCATCGATCACTGCCCCTACAAGAAGGAGGTGCATTGCTCAGGATTGTCCAGAGAATGAGACTAGAAGCTTCCCAACTGGAGAGTGTTGCCAGAAGAATGACG GGGGACAGTGACTACTGTCTTCTCCTTGCTCTGCCATGTGGACGCGATCAAGACGATGTCCTAAACCAGACTCAAGCTCTAAAGGCCGCTTTCATCAACTACTTGCAGACAAAGCTGGCTGCTGGTATCATCAATATTCCAAACCCAGGTTCTAATCAG cctgcctATGTGCTGCAGATTTTTCCACCATGTGAATTTTCAGAGAGCCACTTATCTCAGCTCGCTCCCGACCTTCTCAACAGGATCTCCAGCATATCACCACACCTTATGATTGTTATCACCTCTGTGTAA